DNA from Denticeps clupeoides chromosome 7, fDenClu1.1, whole genome shotgun sequence:
GGTGCTGCTGGAGCTGACGCGTGTCGCCGCTAAACCGTTCCGGCAGGAAGCAAGTGCCGCGAGGCGCGTTCCGGACGGCGGTTTCCGGTTTAGCGGTAAACTCCGCTTTCTGGGAGGAGgctggggtgttttttttggtgccaCCGATACATACAAGACCAGATATTCGAGTCTTGATCAGAGCGAACAATTTATCTCGTGGAAGGACGTGTCACATGATTACAATCCTCTCGATGCCGAGGGATCTAACGGGTTAACTGCATCGTTGTCAGGACACGTGTGAACTGCTGCATTACGACATTATACTTTTAACGCGTCTGTCATACGGGTTTTTTTCCCACCTTGACGGGCTTTCGCAGTTATATGAGGTGTGTCGCTATTTCCAAACCATTTTCAAAGTCAAATGCCGTGTTATTCGCACGCGCCCACGGGGTGGTGGGTGTGGCCCCTCCTCGCAACCTGATTGGTCGAGACATGCAGACCAACGTCAGCCAAAACAGACCGGGGTCATACGAGTTCACTCAGCTCAAAGCGGTTTAttcctcttctccttctttccCGTTAGatgggggagggaggggggcatATGCCTCCTTCTCCCAGCATGCATAGCGCGTCCCCtcactgttgtgtgtttgtgagaagtgaaattacattaaaaaccaGAGATGAAACCACTCCAAATACGGGACCGTTTCCTAAAATCCCGATGAAGCCAAACTCTCCCTTTGATGGGGGTAAAGTGGACTGTACCagtttaaaatttatttttattattttgttcatttgttttctttatttatgttttattatcaTATCCCCCTTTCATAGTAAAGTTCTATTACTGACCACAAAATATTTGCTTTGtaatattaaaacacaaaactggACGAATGaactgtttaatgtttaataaacaTGTTTAATGAAGATGCATCGGTATTCGAACTCTActcaatttttttatatcattgaTCAATAAAAAGATTTGATTAACAGCgacataacataaaaaaaaaacaaaacaaagaggcatggcacaacaaaGAGGCAAGTTACAAGAACAAATAGTTTCTTTTAACACGAGTAGATTACTATTGTAGTTACATGGAaataatgaatgtaaaaattgtaccaatgttaccaaaatgaaagaaaagagaaagagggatagaggaagagtgAAAAAAGCCAGGAACCAGGCTTCAGAGAGGCGGCCTGGTCCTGGAGAAACAGGGGAAGAGAGAAAAGCCCAGAAGctgggagagatggaggaggaagagactGCATCCCACCAGAGAAAACTATTTTATACTCTGTCtttgacacctcttgcttgggTTTGTcggacaaaagcacaaaatggcacggacctggaatttcccatcttacagactCATcgtcagattttttaaaagcaagAGGCATACGCAACAACATACGTCGAACGAACTTCTAACTCGCAACAAGCTTTCTTACTTGGAATGAATCCTCATCGATGTTCCGGCATTGAAACGTCATCTCTGAAGCTCATAATTCCTCACACAACACCAGAGTGCAGATCAGCATGACGTGATTCATTCATTATTGAGTGTTTATTTGTGCATGAatgatgaagtgaaatgatgaaaatgttacattttgctGAACCGGAGTTCAAATtcacattttctgatttgtaaaCAGCTTGAGCCGGCGCGGTAGCGTTCAGGAGGGAACCTGGCTCTTGAAGCCGTAGTTCAGCTCTGCCCCTCCGCTCAGGAGCAGATCGATCCCGGTGCAGAAAGTGGCGTCTGCAGCCAGGAACAGGGCGGCCAGTCCACTCTCTTCCTCCGTCCCCATTCGGCCAATCAGCTGTTAGATGTCAGAGAACCACAGGTAAATATCATTCAAAGGCCATTTCCTTAGCTAAACGAATGACAGCTAGTTAAATtgttaaagtgaaagttaaagtgaagtgattgtcacttgtgatacacagcagcacagcacacggtgcacacagtgaaatttgtcctctgcatttaacccatcacccggattgggacggtgctttgctcagtggcaccttggcagatcggggttgaaccttctgattacggggccgcttccttaaccgctaggccaccactgccccaaactgaTAAATGCAACCGAAACATTATGACGGTGGAGACTGGGGACGCCCTCCTGCCACATCTGATAAATAAACCGTAAACAGTCGTAGGCACCCCAGTTGTAGAACAGAAGCTCTATAAGAATGGCGATGGAAGGAAGGAAAGGAAGTGGAGAACTCGCCTGCGCATTCTCTCCGTCTTTGATGGTAGAAGACGGGCTGTCAGTCTGGCCAGCGAGTTCCTCCCACAGCGGCGTCATCACGTTGCCCGGTGAGATACTGTGGGATTAACAGGAAAAAGTACGCTTGCCCTGACattgcacttttatttatttggagaaCAGCGAGAGTTTGGTCGTCTTTGCTTGTGACCATAAGATAAATATGAAGGAAGATagaaaacttttttattatctcaGTCACAATGCAAACCCAAACAAATCAGAGGAACCTGGATGTAATGTAAGCACAGATTAAGAACCCTGGACCAAGGTCAGCCCGACTAAACGGGCCAGCGTACTAAATCCAGGTAATGAATGTCACCTTAGAGGCTTACAGGGACATTTGAGGTCAGAGGAGCTCACCAGTTCACTCGGACCCGATAGCGGCTCTCGTCCACAGCCATGGCCTTGGTCATGGAAATGATCGCCCCCTGGTGGACAACAGACCGAACGTCACCACACAATGTTCAATCGGCGCCGCTTGAGCAGACCTTCTGCTCACCTTGGTGGCCACGTATGGCGCAGCGTCCCTCTGACCAATCGTAGCAACTAGACTGGACAAGTTGATGATGTTTCCTTGTGTTTGTCGCAAGTAGGGCAGGGCATACTGCAGCAAATATTTACACAGTCACCACACTGACAGAGCCACGCCCAATACCAGCACGTTCACGTGTACAATTATTTACTTGATCATATTATCTCCATAATATAATTTTATCTCCAGGAATTCAGAGTTATAATGTATGTTATTGTTCTATTAATCCTACTATTTTCTTCTTCTCTAGTAATGAATCAAGAAatcaacacaatctttaatgcaGAAATCCTTCAGCGTTCATTTCTAATTCACCTTGGAGGCTAAGAAGTAGCTGACGAGGTTCAGATTGAGAAGGTCCCTGAACTCCTCTGCGCTGGTCTCATCAGTGGGTTTGTGCGGAGGGTCTGAAAGAGAGCGGTAAGGTGTTTGCACTGCATCTGCACCTCACCCTTCCACTGTGATTTGTGGagtgtaacaaaaaaaaaaaaactctcttaAAAGAGACTCACGCCAGCCAGCGTTGTTCACCAAGCAGTCGATGCGTCCAAATCGCTCTAAAGTCACGGAAATCAGACgctgcggaaaaaaaaaaaaacttcatcgctcatgtaaaaagtttttttttacccagtatttattagtttatttttcatttagaatTTATTTGAACCGGCCTATACTGACTTCATactttaattatatattatacagtacaggccaaaagtttggacacaccttctcattcaatgtgtttctttatgttcatgaccatttacgttggtagattctcactaaaggcatcaaaactatgaatgaacatgtggagttctgtacttaacaaaaaaaaaggtgaaataactgaaaacatgtccggctcaccccaaaccatctcgattggtttcaggtccggtgactgtggaggtcaggtctccactttttgttaagtacataactccacatgtgttcattcatagttttgatgccttcagtgagaatctaccaacgtaaatggtcatgcaaataaagaaaacaagttGAATGGGACGGTGCGTCCCaacttttggccagtactgtacGTGAGCATGGAAGTCCTGCATCCACAGAAAAAAGATTAAGTAACGCAGCAGGAGAACACTGACTGTACACGTCTAAAGGTGAGTAAACGCCATGCCTTGATCTCTTCCTCTTTGGTCATGTCACAGGACACGAAGACACATGACCCCGGCCACGCCCTGTTCACTTCCGCCTCCAGAGCCTGGCCCGCGTCCGCTGCAGTCACATGATCCCAAGTAAACAGAACGTTACACAGAGTAGAAcatagatcacacacacacacacacacacacacacacacgccactaGGGAGTCGTTGTTAAAGCTCATgaactaaatgtaaaaatggctgGGTACCCACCTCCTCTCGCGCAGAAAACAACTTTGGCCCCGTTTTCAACTGCAACACAAATTCGCGGTCAGACAGTTTGCAAACGGCTCCGGAGttgcaaaattaaaaaagtttCTCCTCACCGAAAACTTTCACGACGCCCCTGCCGATCCCCTTCGAGCCGCCTGTCACGATGGCGACTCTGTCGCGATACCGCTGCGCGCTGGACATGGCGACCTGTGCTCTCGGGTTCTCctctaaaataatgaaggcGAGAaaagatatatatgtgtgtgtgtgtctgtgtgtgtgtgtcccgtgCGAAGCGCTCCTTCCGCCCTGGCCggtttcacttcattttgcaGCGACCCGATTTTCCAGTCTGACAGGTCTCAAAGTTCGGGGACGTCACGCGACTCCGGCCTTTAaaatttacatacacacacaccctcatatatgcatacatatacacacaccactcatacacacacacaccctcatatatgcatacatatacacacacagcactcatacacacacacactcatatatgcatacatacacacacacacacacgcacacacacacatcctcatatatacatgaatgcacacacacacacacacatatatatacatacatacacacatacacacacactcatatatgcatacatacacacacacgcacacacactcacacatgcacacaaacacagactcacacccctcatacacacacacacaccactcattCACATACGAACACATGCCCctcatacccacacacacacacacacacacacacacacacactgccagacTACAGTCACCACAAAAAGTGGCAATaccatattatattataatatattataatattataagtGAATAACGTTGGTTCAGGTAAAGCATTCTAGCATTTAATTCTGGAGATATGAAATTATAGTGTTGCTGTAAAATTGCTGAAAACAGTACAGGctacaatatttttacattccatttacggcattcacCTGGTGCCCtcgtccagagcgacttacaatcagtagttacagggacagtcctccctggagacactcagggtgtcctgctcagggacatgatggtagtaagtggggtttgaacctgggacttctggttcacaggtgagttaCCGACGAGGCTACTACTCTATGATAGACATATGATACAGTACGTGTGtggaaatttgtaaaaaaaaaaaaaaaaaatatatatatatatatatatatatatatatatatatatatatatatatttctataatgtttatataattcattttttgtgAGTCATTTGTAGGgattgtgtgaatttttttttttttatatttgtgctCTAGCATGGAAAGTAGGCTTGGAAGGAGGACGGTGGGCACCAAGCGCTGACATTTGAGGGGCTCCGCATGATGGCTATGCAGAAGTTGGGGTGTGGAGGAGGGGGAACTGCTGGATTGAATTTCGACCAGACAGCATTCAGGGAGGGCAAGGAGGCTGACCCGCACCCAGAAGCAACTCTATTAACCGCAGAGAGCGCCATCGGACACATGCGCTCACCCTTCGGCTCCTGAACCCAGGGTAAAGGGCGGGGGGCACGAGGCTCCCCCTGTTGGACGGAGGGGGGACGACAGCTGAGATGGAGACGGGCAGACGGACGTAGACCCGGCCGCCCCATGGTGTTTCGGCAAGTTAGTCTCACTTCCCACTAGCTGATTTACCAAAGGTGAGTTGgagaacaggacacacacacacacacgcacacacacacacacattctgctctTATACGTCTATGCTTGATGTcaacatttctacattttaaatttgaagCAAGACAGAAATATGAATAATTGCTGGCAGAAGGGGCAACAGCACATGTAATTCGATGAAGTGCTAGTTATTTGAATGTAGATAATCTATATTTCTGCACTGCACAAAACTATACTCTTTTCATCCATAGCATTATGACGGCATAAGTCATGGTAACGGAAATGATTTTGTCGTTGCGATGGCATCTGGTGATGGGTGTGATATATTGGACAAGCGAACattttcagcaggataatggcTCGAGGACGGTCGGAGACATGTTGTGGGATGTCTGTGGGAcgtgctggaaaaaaaacaaatctgatcCACGGAGGCACAACCTCACAACTT
Protein-coding regions in this window:
- the hsd17b14 gene encoding L-fucose dehydrogenase; translation: MSSAQRYRDRVAIVTGGSKGIGRGVVKVFVENGAKVVFCARGADAGQALEAEVNRAWPGSCVFVSCDMTKEEEIKRLISVTLERFGRIDCLVNNAGWHPPHKPTDETSAEEFRDLLNLNLVSYFLASKYALPYLRQTQGNIINLSSLVATIGQRDAAPYVATKGAIISMTKAMAVDESRYRVRVNCISPGNVMTPLWEELAGQTDSPSSTIKDGENAQLIGRMGTEEESGLAALFLAADATFCTGIDLLLSGGAELNYGFKSQVPS